The nucleotide window ATGTACACGTCGGCGGCGGCCTTCACCGACTCCACCACGCCGGCCACCTCGCCCTGCTTGAAGGATGTGCCCACGGCTGGCAGGTCCACGAAGACGATGTCGCCCAACGCGTCCTGCGCGTGCACGGTGATGCCGACCACGGCGGCGGCCGGCTCGGCGGTGTTGATCCACTCGTGGTCTTTGGAATATTGGATGGTCATGGCGGTCTTTCGAAGAATAGAAAAGAGAGGGAAAAGGGGCAGGCAGGGCGCCCGCGTGCACTGTAGCTGCGCTTGCGCTGGTGCTGACGCCCCTCAGCCGCGGTGGTAGCGCGGGGGCAGGAAGGGCGTGGGCGCCACCTCCATGGGCACGGCCTTGCCGCGCACCAGGGCGTTCAGGCGCGTGCCGGGCTGGGCCAGGTGGGGCGCCACGTAGCCCAGGGCGACGGGCTTGTCCAGGCTGGGCGCCAGCAGGCCGCTGGTTACCGTGCCGGCGCTCTGGCCGTCTTCGGTTTGCAGCGGCGTGCCCTCGCGCACGGGCACGCGCTCCAACGCCACCAGGCCGACGCGCTTGCGCTTCAGGCTGGCCGGGTCGTCGATCTGCGCCAGCACCACGCCCGCGCCCGGAAAGCCGCCCGCGCGCGCGCCACCCGTGCGGCGCACCTTCTGGATGGCCCAGTTCAGGCTGGCCTCGGGCGGGGTGGTGGTCGTGTCGATGTCGTTGCCATGCAGGCACAGGCCGGCCTCCAGGCGCAGCGAGTTGCGCGCGCCCAGGCCGATGGGTTTCACTTCGGGCTGCGCCAGCAGCGCGCGCGCCAGCGCCTCGGCTTGAGCGGCCGACACGGAGATCTCGAAGCCGTCCTCGCCCGTGTAGCCGCTGCGCGTAATGAACAGCGGCACGCCCTGCCAGTCGAACTGGCCGCCGCTCATGAAGACCAATTGCTGCACCTCCGGCACCAGACGCGCCAGCGCCGCGGCGGCCTGCGGGCCTTGCAGCGCCAGCAGGCCCTGGTCGGGCAGTGAGCGCACTTCGCAGCGGCTGCCGATGCGCTCCTGGATGTGAGCGATGTCGGCCGCCTTGCAGGCGCCGTTGACGATCAAAAACAGCGTGTGTTCGCCTTCGACCTCGCCCTGATTGAAGAACATCAGGTCGTCGATCACGCCGCCTTCGTCGTTCAGCAGCAGGCCGTAGCGCTGGCGGCCTGGGGCCAAGTCGATCACGTCCACGGGCATGAGCGACTCCAGCGCCGCGGCCGCATCCGGGCCCTTGAGCAGCAGCTGGCCCATGTGCGAGACGTCGAACAGCCCGGCCTGCGCGCGCGTGTGCAGGTGCTCGGCCATCAGGCCGGCCGGGTACTGCACGGGCATGGAATAGCCGGCAAAGGGCACCATGCGTGCGCCCAACTCCAGGTGCAGGGCGTGCAGGGGGGTCTTGAGCAGGGTGGCGTCGGCGGTCGTGGACATGGGCGGGCAGGTTCCAAAGCAAATGGTGGTGCGGCCCCGCCTGCTGGCTGGAGCCCCAAGATTTGCCCGGCTGTCCGCTTTACCTGAGAGATTCACCCCGTGTGCGGGGCTTGCTCCTTCGGTGGGCCGGATCGTGCTTGCATGCGCGCGTCCGGCCTCTCTCCAGCAAGGGAAACGCCCGCATCCCTGCGGGCGTGTCGCCAGTCCTTTTGCCTGAGCGTTCGGCCGCTGCCTGCGCCTTCGGCGGTGCCGCGTGGGCACTCTCTCCTGACGCGGCGGATTCTATGCCAGCGCCACGCCGCTCGCGGGCTCATCGCGCATAGACGATGTCGCGCAGGAACAGCGACAGCTGCGGCACATAGGTGATGACCAGCAGGCACATCAGGATCACCCCCACGAAGGGCAGCAGATGCCCCACGATGCGGTCCAGCGAGATGCGTGCCACCGTGCAGGCGGCGAACAGGTTCACGCCGAAGGGCGGGGTGATCATGCCCAGGGCCAGGTTGACCACCATGATCAGCCCGAAGTGCACCGGGTCCACCCCGAAGTGCTGCGCCACCGGCGCCAGGATGGGCCCCAGCACGATGATGGCGGCGCTGGTCTCGATGAACATGCCGATCAAAAACAGCGCGACGTTCACGCCCAGCAGGAACAGCGCGGGCGTTTGCAGCACCTCTTGCAGCCAGCGGCCGATGGCGTCGGGCACGCCGGCGCGGGTGATCAGGAAGGCGAACAGCCCGGCGTTGGCGATGATGAACATGATCACCGCCGAGGACATGGCGGATTTCTTCAGCACCGCGTACAGGTCGCGCGGCTTGATCTCGCGGTAGATCAGCATGCCCACCACCAGCGCATAGAACACCGCCACGGCCGAGGCCTCGGTCGGAGTGAAGATGCCGCCATAGATGCCGCCCAGGATGATCACGGGCATCAGGAGTGCCCAGCCGGCCTGCAAGAGCGCGCGGCCAAAGGGCATGCGGCCGTCGCCGTCGTGCTTGCCCCAGCCCTTGTATTTGCAATAGACCCAGACGAACAGCATCAGCGCGCCGCTGATCAGGATGCCCGGGCCGAAGCCGGCGATGAACAGCTCGCCGATCGACACCTCGGCGCTGACGCCGTACAGGATCATGGGGATCGACGGCGGGATGATCACGCCCAGCTCCGCGCTGGTGGCCTGCAGCGCGGCGGCGTAGCTGGTCGGGTAGCCGTGCTTGATCAGCGCCGGGATCAGGATGGCGCCGATGGCGAACGTGGTGGCCACTGACGAGCCCGAGACGGCCGCGAAGATCATGCAGGTCAGCACGCAGGTCATGGGCAGGCCGCCCTGCACGCCGCCCACCAGGCTCTTGGCAAATTCGACCAGGCGGCGCGAGATGCCGCCGGTCTCCATCAGGTTGCCCGCCAGGATGAAGAAGGGAATGGCGGCCAGCGGAAACTTGTTGATCGCGCCGAACATTTCCTTCACGGCGATCAGCATGTTGGCGCCCGCCACCTGGATGCCCAGGATGGACGCAAGCCCGATGGATACGGCCACCGAGATGCTTAAAGCGAAGCACAGCGCCATGGTGGAGATCATCACGACGCTCATTGCGCGGTCTCCAGTTCCTGGCGGCGCGGGTCCAGCAGGTTGCCGACGATGCCAGGGATGCTGAGCAGCCCCCCCACCGGCACGGCCAGGTAGGCCCAGAACATGGACAGCGACTCCAGCCCCGCCATGGTCTGCACGCCGCCGCGGCGCGCGTAGTCAAAACCCCACCAGATCAGCACGGCGCACAGCGCGAGCGCGGCCAGGCACACCACCCAGTCCAGCACACGGCGCAGCGGCGGCGGGCTCCAGCGGTACAGCACGTCCACGCTGACCATGGCGCCCTGGCGGAACGCCATGGGAATGGCCAGGAACACCATCCAGATCAGGCTGAAGCGGATCAGCACCTCGGTCCACTCGGCCGGCTCCTCGAACACGAAGCGCATCAATATCTGGAACATGCCCAGGCTGGCGGCCACGGCCAGCATGGCGCAGGCCAGCACCATGGACGCGCCGGTGCTCCAGCGCTCCAGGCCGAGGAAAAGGGGTTTCATGCGCATGGCAGGCAGGCTCTCTTGTCTTGCAACGAAAAACGCCCGTGGCGCATGATCCACGGGCGCTGGAAGCTATTAAAAGCGTAGCGCTGGCGCGCTCACTTGTAGTTGCGGATCTTGTCCAGGTTGGCCTTGCCAAAGTCTTTTTCGAACTGCGCGTTCACGTTGCTGAGCGCGGCGACGAACTTGGCCTTGTCCAGGTCGTCGATGACGGTCATGCCCTTGGCGCGCAGGTCGGCAACGCCCTTGGCATCGTCCTCGTCCACGCGGGCGCGGTTGGCCTTGGTGCCTTCCTTGGCGGCGTCGAGGAAGGCCTGCTTGTCAGCGGCCGAGAGCTTGTCGAATACGCCCTTGTTCATCACGAAGATGCAGGGTGAATAGACGTGGCCGGTGAGCGACAGGTGCTTTTGCACCTGGTCGAACTTGGCCGAGATGATGACCGGCAGCGGATTTTCCTGGCCGTCCACCGTGCCCTGCTGCAGGGCGGTGAACACTTCGGGGAAGGCCATGGGCGTGGTGATGATGCCAAAGCCCTTGTACGCGGCGATGTGCACCGGGTTCTCCATGGTGCGCATCTTCAGGCCCTTCAGGTCCTCGGGCGTCTTCACGTCGCGCTTGCTGTTGGTCATGTGGCGGAAGCCGTTTTCCGCCCAGGCCAGCGCCTTGAAGCCCTTGGCGTCGAACTTGGCCAGCAGGTCCTGGCCGATGGGGCCGTCCAGCACCGCGCGGGCGTGCGCCTTGTCGCGGAACAGGAAGGGCACGTCCAGGATCTTGGTCTCGGGCACGAAATTGGGCACCGGGCCGGTGGAGGAGAAGGCCAGCTCTTGCGTGCCCAGCTGCACCGCCTCGATGGATTCGCGCTCGCCGCCCAGGGCGCCGTTGTAGAAGGTCTGCACCTTGTAGCGGCCGCCCGTGCGCTTTTCCACTTCCTTGGCAAAGGTGTCGATGGCCACGCCCTGGTGGGAGTTTTGCGCCGTGGAGATGCTGATGCGCATGGTGGTCTGCGCCAGGGCGCTGCCGGCGATGCCGAGCGCAAGGGCCAGGCCCAGGGCCAGTTTGGTGGGTCGCATGGGTGATGTCTCCTGAATGCTGTCGAACGAACCAAAAAATTATGGCGGTGCAGCATCCAGGGGGCATCGGGGTTTGTGCCGGTCTTGATAGCGCTTGTGACGCCAGGGTGACAGCCCATCGGCGGAGCCTCTTGCCAAGCCCCCGTCCGGCGGTAACCGGGCGGGGCTGTGGTCAATGTCGTGCGCCCCGGTAAGAGCGCCTTGATGGGGAGGAAGTATGCGCGTGGGTGCGTGGATGGATTTGCTGAATTTCCACGATTTTGGCGTGTGGGCAGAAAATTTTTCTGTGCATGCGCCGTTTTGTGAATAATCATCGGAATGGATCGCCTCGACAGAAAAATCCTCTCCGTCCTGCAGCGCGACGCGCGCGCCAGCCTGCAGGAGATCGGCGCCGCCGTGGGCCTGTCGCCCTCACCCTGCTGGGGCCGCATCAAGAAGATGGAGGAAGCCGGCGTCATCCAGGGCTACACCGTACGGCTGGACCCGTTGGCCCTGGGCCTGGGCGACACGGTGCTGGTCATGGTGACGCTGGACAGCCACTCGGACAACACGCTGGAGAAGTTCGGCGAGGTGCTGGCCAGCATCCCCGAGGTGGTGGAGGCGCACCTGGTCTCGGGCGACTACGACTACCTGCTGCGCGTGGTGGTGAAAGACACGCGCGACTACGAGCGATTGCTGCGCGAGAAGCTCTACAAGATCCGCGGCATACGCCACAGCCGCTCGAGCTTCGTGCTGCGGACATTGAAGAAGGCCGATCTGCCCCTGGGGGTGTGAGAGAAGCGGCGCGGCATGTGGGGCGGACCGTCGCCCCGGCTTTTACTGCGCTGGCGCTGTGCGTGCCTGCTTTCGCAGCATGTCGGCGGTCACGCGCACGGGCTTGCCGTCCTGCACGATCACGATGGCGGTTTCAGTCTGCAGGGCGGTCCGGCGCGCCAGCTCGGCGGCCCGCCGCATGGCCTGCACCGATGCGCGCAGGTCCGGATTGCGCGCTTTGGAGATGTCTTGCGGGTTCATGGATTCTCTCCCCACTGCAAAAGAACGGGTGTCGGTCCCGAATTGTCGTACACCGCCCAGTCATCGACCGCATCGCGGTAAAAGCGCTCGAAGTTCTGCCAGCCCGCGGCAAAGCGGCGCCCGATGACGGCGGCAGGAATGTCGTGCCCGCCCTGGCGGACGCGTTCGGCCAACGCGAGCGACAGCGGTGCCCGCGTCAGGCAGCTTCAGGAAGAACACGCTGACGCGATAGCCCTGGGTTCGCCACCGGGCGATGTGCCGCAGGTAGCCCATGCCCGACAGCGCGGTTTCGATGGCGAAACTCTGGCGTGTCCGGACCGAGTGTTCGATCTCCTGAAGCATCAGCCGCCCGGCTCTCACTGCTGCCGTTTCCGGAGCGAACGGGGCGAGGCCCGCTGCAATCAGATCGGCATTGATGAAGCGGGGCAGCTGCGCTTCCGCTGGCAGGAAAGACCGTGCAAAAGTCGTTTTGCCAGCCCCGTTGGGGCCTGCGATCACGATGACCTTTTTGGCGGGCTGCGTCATATCCGAAGCCGACGCGCCAGGACTCAACCCAGCAGCAGCGCGTCGTCCGACAGTTTCTCGCCGCGCACGCGCTCGAACATCTGCAGCAGGTCGGGCACGTCCATGCGCGCGCGCTCCTCGCCCGAGACGTCCAGCACCACCTGGCCCTGGTGCAGCATGACGGTGCGTTGGCCCACGTCCAGCGCCTGGCGCATGCTGTGCGTGACCATCATGGTGGTCAACTTGTTCTCGGCCACGATGCGGCTCGTGAGCTGCAGCACGAAGTCGGCGGTGCGCGGGTCCAGCGCCGCGGTGTGCTCGTCCAGCAGCAGGATGCGCGACGGCTGCAGCGCCGCCATGAGCAGGCTCACGGCCTGGCGCTGGCCGCCCGAGAGCAGGCCGATGCGGTCGGTGAGGCGGTTTTCCAGGCCCAGGCCCAGGGTGGCCAGGCGCTCGCGGTACATGGCGCGCTCGGCAGCCTTGACGGCACCGCGCAGCCCGCGGCGCGTGCCGCGTTGCTGGGCCAGGGCCATGTTTTCCTCGATGGTCAGATCCTCGCAGGTGCCGGCCATCGGGTCCTGGAACACACGCGCCACGCGCTGGGCGCGCGACCATACGGGCTGGCGCGTCACGTCCAGGCCGTCGATGGCGATGCGCCCGGAGTCCACGCCCAGATCGCCCGAGATGGCGTTCAGGAAGGTGGACTTGCCGGCGCCGTTGGAGCCTATGACGGTGGTGAACTGCCCGGCCGGGATCTCCAGCGACATGCCGCGCAGGGCGCGGGTCTCGATGGGCGTGCCGGGGTTGAAAGTGATGTGCAGGTCTTGTGCGCTCAGCATGGTCTGTTCCTCCGAGTCACAGGCTCTTGGGCGCGTCCGGCACGCGCTTGCTGCGCAGGCGGCGCTTGAGCTGCGGGATGACCAGCGCGATGGTCACCAGCACGGCGGTGACCAGGTTCAGATCCTGCGCCTTCAGGCCGATGAAATCGCTGTTGAGCGCGGCAGCGATGAAGAAGCGGTAGACGATGGCGCCGATGATCACGGCCAGCGTGGCGAGGGCGATGCGCCGCGACGGCAGGATGCTCTCGCCCACGATCACCGCTGCCAGTCCGATGACGATGGTGCCGATGCCCATGGAGATGTCCGAGCCGCCCTGCGTCTGCGCAAACAGCGCGCCGGCCAGGCCCACCAACGCGTTGGATACCGCCATGCCCAGCAGCACCATGGCGCCGGTGTTGATGCCCTGGGCGCGCGCCATGCGGGCGTTGGAGCCGGTGGCGCGGATGGCCAGGCCGCGCTCGGTGGCGAAGAACCAGTCCATGGCCAGCTTGGCGGCGACCACGATCACCACCAGCAGCAGCGGGCGCCACCAATAGTCCTCCAGCCCGCCCGGCTGCAGCAGCGTGAACACCGTCGGATCGTTGATCAGCGGCACGTTGGGCCCACCCATGATGCGCAGGTTGACCGAGTACAGCGCGATCATCATCAGGATGGAGGCCAGCAGATCCATGATTTTGAGGCGCACGTTCAGCCAGCCGGTGACCAGACCGGCCACGGCACCCGCGGCTGTCGCCACCAGTGTCGCCATGAAGGGATTGATGCCATTGGCGATCAGGATGGCGCAGACCGCGCCGCCGAGCGGGAAGCTGCCGTCCACCGTCAGGTCGGGAAAGCGCAGCAAGCGAAAAGAGATCAGGACGCCCAAGGCGACCAGGCTGAAGATCAGCCCGATCTCGATTGCGCCGAGCAGGGAAAACAGGGACATGGCGGCAGACGCTTGAAAACAAAAAAGCAGGAGCCGAAGCTCCTGCGGAACGCGCAGGCCGCTGCGGCGGCCAGGGGTGACGTTTTACTGCACCACTTGCGCGGCGGACTTCACCAGTGCCTCGGGCAGCTTCACGCCCTGTTTTTCGGCGGCGCCGGGGTTCACAAACAGTTCCAGCTTGGTGCTGGTCTCGGGCTTGATATCGCCGGGCTGCTCGCCCTTCAGGATGCGCGCGACCATGCGGCCGGTTTGCTCGCCCAGATCGCGGTAGTTGATGCCCAGGGCGGCGATGGCGCCGCGCTTGACGCTGTCGGTGTCCGAGGCCACCAGCGGCAGCTTGGCCTCCTGGCCGACCTTGACCAGCGCCTCGTACGAAGACACCACGTTGTTGTCGGTGTTGGTGTAGACCACGTCCACCTTGCCGATCAGCGAGCGCGCGGCGCTGCCCACGTCCACCGAGCGCGGGGCAGAGGCCTCGACCAGCGTCATGCCCTGCTTGGCCAGCAGCTCCTTCATCTCCTTGACCACCACGACCGAGTTGGCCTCGCCGGGGTTGTAGACCATGCCCACGCGCTTGGCACTTGGCACGACCTGCTTGATCAGGTCGATCTGCTTGTCCAGCGCCAGCAGGTCGGATACGCCGGTCACGTTGTTCTTGGAAGGCTCCCAGCTCTTGACCAGCTTGGCCGCGACCGGGTCGGTCACCGCGGTGAAGACCACCGGCACGCTCTTGGTCGCGGCCACCACCGCCTGCGCCGAGGGCGTGGCGATGGCGACGATGGCATCCGGCTTGTCGCCGACGAACTTGCGCGCGATCTGCGCCGCCGTGCCGGTGTTGCCTTGCGCGCTTTGGTACTGCCACTTGAGGTTCTTGCCCTCCTCATAGCCGGCGGCCTTCAGGGCGTCCTTCACGCCATCGCGCACGGCGTCCAGCGCGGGGTGCTCGACGATGGCGGTCACGGCCACGGACTTCATGTCGGCAGCGTGCGCTGCAGGGGCGATGGCGGCGGCGGCCAGGGCCAATGCGCTCAGTGGCGCCCAGGACAAGCTCTTCATTTGAGATCTATCTCCAGTTGACAAGAATCGGTTCCATCAATCGTCCGCAGGCAGCCGGCGTGGAACCACGCGCCGGCATCAAGGGAGAAAGCTTTGCTGGCCGCGCCGGCCCGCCTGGGGGCGGCAGCCGGCGCGCGGACCCTCACATGCCCGTGTAGTTCGGCCCGCCGCCGCCCTCGGGCGTGACCCAGACGATGTTCTGCGTCGGGTCCTTGATGTCGCAGGTCTTGCAGTGCACGCAGTTTTGCGCGTTGATCTGCAGGCGCTCGGCATTGCCGCCCTTGGTCTCGTCGGGCACGAACTCGTACACGCCGGCGGGGCAGTAGCGGCTCTCCGGCCCGGCGTAGATCGGCAGGTTGATCTCGGTGGGCACCTTCGGGTCTTTCAGCTTCAGGTGCGCCGGCTGGTTTTCCGCATGGTTGGTGTTGCTGATGAACACGCTGGACAGGCGGTCGAAGGTCAGCTTGCCGTCGGGCTTGGGGTAGACGATGGGTTTGCACTCGGCGGCGGGCTTCAAGGCCGCGTGGTCGGGCGTGTCGCGGTGCAGCGTCCAGGGGATGTGGCCCTTGAGCACGAACTGCTCGATGCCGTTCATCAGCGTGGCCGTGGTCAGGCCCTTCTTGAACCAGGCCTTGAAGTTGCGCGCCTTGTTCAGTTCCTCGTACAGCCAGCTCTCCTCGAAAGCCTTGGGGTATGCCGTCAGCTCGTCGCCCTGGCGGCCGGCCACCACGGCGTCGTAGGCGGCCTCGGCTGCCAGCATGCCGGTCTTGATGGCGGCGTGGCTGCCCTTGATGCGGCTGGCGTTCAGGAAGCCCGCGTCGCAGCCCACCAGCGCGCCGCCGGGGAAGACGAACTTGGGCAGGCTCATCAGGCCGCCGGCGGTAATCGCCCGCGCGCCGTAGCTCAGGCGTTTGGCCGGCTTGATGCCCTTGGCCTCGTCGCCCTCCAGGTACCAGCGGATGTTGGGGTGCAGCTTCCAGCGCTGCATTTCCTCGAAGGGGCTCAGATAGGGGTTGGCGTAATCCAGCCCGGTGATGAAACCCAGCGTGACTTTGTTGTCTTCCAGGTGGTACAGAAAGCCGCCGCCGTAGGTGTCGTTGGCAAGGGGCCAGCCGGCGGTGTGCAGCACGAAGCCGGGCTGAGCGCGTTGCGGGTCGACTTCCCACAGTTCCTTCACACCGATGCCGTAGGTCTGCGGGTCGCGCCCGTCGTCGAGCTTGTAGCGTGCGATCAGCTGCTTGCCCAGATGGCCGCGCGAGCCTTCGGCGAAGATGGTGTACTTGCCATGCAGCTCCATGCCCAGCTGGAAGTCGCCGGTGGGCTCGCCCTCCTTGCCGATACCGACGTTGCCCGTGGCCACGCCCTTGACCGAGCCATCGTCGTTGTAGAGCACCTCGGCGGCGGCGAAGCCGGGGAAGATTTCCACGCCCAGGCCCTCGGCCTGCTCGGCCAGCCAGCGCACCACGTTGCCCAGGCTCACCACGTAGTTGCCGTGGTTCTGGAAGCACTGGGGCAGCAGGAAGTTGGGCGTGCGAAACGACGATTTCTCGCCCAGGAAGACCATGGCGTCGTCGGTCACCGGCTGATTCAAAGGGGCGCCCTTGGCCTTCCAGTCGGGGATCAATTCGTTCAGGGCACGCGGGTCGACGATGGCGCCCGAGAGGATGTGTGCGCCGGGCTCGGAGCCCTTTTCCAGCACCACCACCGAGATGTCCTTGCCATTGGTCTCGGCCATCTGCTTGAGGCGGATGGCCGTGGCCAGCCCGCCGGGGCCGCCGCCGACGATCACCACGTCGTACTCCATGGCCTCGCGCGGGCCGTATTGCTGCAGGATTTCCTCGTTGGTCATGGATGTCTCGTAGGCTGGAATGTTGAAAGGACGGCTGCGGCCGGAGGAGGGCCGCCAATGGCGGACGATTGTATGCACCTGGCATCGGCAAAAGCGCACGGCCGTTCAATCGACTGCAAGCCAGGCGACAGCGCCGCGCGGGGCGCCGCCGCACAATCGCGCCCATGAAAATTCCCTTGCCTGAACATAAGAAGCTGGTGCACCAGATGAGCCTGGACGTGCGCTGGGGCGACATGGACGCCATGGGCCACGTCAACAACGCGGTGTACTTCCGCTACATGGAGAGCGTGCGCATCGCCTGGATGACGGCCGTGGGCGCCGATCCGCAGCCGCGGGGCGAAGGTCCGGTGATCGTCAACGCCTTTTGCAGCTTCCTGCGCCAGATCGAATATCCGGCGCGGCTGCTGCTCAAGCTCTACGTGAGCGACCCGGCGCGCACCACGTTCGAAACCTGGACCACCATCGAGCGCGAAGATCAGCCCGGCGTGCTGTATGCCGAAGGCGGCGCCACCACCATCTGGGTGGACTTCCCGAAACAAAAGGCCATGCCCCTGCCCGACTGGATGCGCGAGGCCGTCAGCTAAAGCGTCTGCATCTGCATCTGCGTCTGCGCCGGCGCGGGCAACACCAGCCGTGCTTCGAAGCCATCGCTGCGCCCTGGCAGGGGTGAGGCCAGCAACAACTGCCCGCCATGCTTGTGCGCGATGGTGCTGGCGATGGACAGGCCCAGGCCATAGCCGGCGCGGCTGGCGCTGTGGCGCACGTGGCGCTGCCGCAGACTGGCCAGCCGCTCGGGCGGCACGCCGGGACCGGCATCGCGCACGGCCAGCACTGATCCGGGGCCCACGATGATCTCCGCCGTGCTGCCGGCGCTGTAGTGCAGGGCGTTTTCCACCAGGTTGCGCAGCGCGATCGCCAGCGCGTCGAAGTCGCCCGCCGCCTGGGGCGCCAGCCCGTCCCGCGGCGCCAGCGTCAGCTCCAGCCGGTCGACCACGCTGGCGTCCTGCCAGAACTCCTGCGCCACGACGTCGGCCAGTTGTGCCAGATCCACCGGCTCACGCGCCAGGGGCGCGCTGGATTCGGCGCGCGACAGTTGCAGCAGCTTTTCCGTGCGCTGGCCCAGCGTCTGCAGCGAGGCCAGGGCTGCCTGCACGTCGCTGCGCGCCAGGCCGTGCTCCAGGGCCGTCTGCAGGCGCAGGCGCGCCGCTGCAAGCGGCGTGCGCAACTCGTGCGCGGCGTTGGCGGCCAGGGCGCGCTCCACGTCCAGCGCCTGCGACAGACGCGCCAGCAGATGGTTCACGTGCTCCTCCACGGTGTGCAGCTCGCGCGGCAGGTGGGCGAGGGCAATGGGCGCCAGCAGCTGCCCGTCGCGCCGGCTGATCTCGTGCGCGAGCTGCTCGAGCACGCGCAGCTCGCGCCGGGCGATGCGCCGCAGCAGCCAGGCCAGCAGCGGCAGCACGGCGGCCAGAGGCACGATCAGGCCCAGCAGGGTGCGGTTCAGCGCCTGGCGCCGCTCGTCCAGTGGATCGGCCACCTGCAGAAATACGTCGCGCGCGGGGTGGCGCAGCGTGTACACGCGCCAGGCGCCGGCGTCGGCAAAACCCGGCGCCAGCGGCACGTCGAACTGCGCGTCGTTGGCGCCGGCCGAGTGCGCCAGCACGCGCGTGTCCGGTGCGACCAGGCGGTAGGGCACGTCCGAATCGGCGAACGAGGCTGGCGGCGGGATGCCCAGCGGGGCGCCGCCCGGCGGCTGCGGCGCGCCGTCCAGGTGCCGCAGCGCGATGTCGAACAGGCGATGCGAGACCTCCACCAGTTCGCTGTCGAAGTTGTAGTTGATCTCGCGGTCCACATACCAGACCACACCCAGAACGCCCACCAGCCACACGCCGCCTACCCACAGGATGAGCGTGCGCGCCAGCCGCCCGGCCAGCGTCTCGCGACGACGCGCTGGCGCGCTCATGCGTCGGCGCTGCCGTCAGGGCTGGCCAGGCGGTAGCCCAGGCCGCGCACGGTTTCGATGTGCGCGCGCCCCAGCTTCTTGCGCAGCCGGCTGATGAAGACCTCCAGCGTGTTGCTGTCGGATTCGCCGCCCCAGCCGTACAGGGCATCCTGCAGGTTGCCCCGCGTGTGCACTTGCTGCGCGCGCGTGGCCAGCACGCGCAAGAGCGCCCATTCTTTTTGCGTCAGCGCCACCGGCACGCCGGCGCGGCGCACCTGCTCGGCCCCCAGGTCGATCTGCAGATCGCCCAGGGCCAACACCGGCTGGCCGGCGCTGGCGCGGCGGCGCTCCACGGCGCGCAGGCGTGCCAGCAGCTCGCCAGGGTCATAGGGCTTGACCAGGTAGTCGTCGGCGCCGGCGTCCAGGCCGTGGATGCGGTCGCTGACCTGGTCGCGCGCCGTCAGCACGATGGCGATGGGACGCTCCTTGAGCGCGCGCACCTCGCGCAGCAGGGCCAGGCCGTCGCCGTCGGGAAGATGCAGATCCAGCAGCACGGCGGCGTATTGGGCGCTGTGCAGCGCGGCTGTGGCCTGCGCCAGCGTCGGCGCGGCGTCGACCACGAAGGCCTTGGCGCGCAGATAGCCGCACACGGCTTCGCGCAGGGCGCTGTCGTCTTCCACCAGCAGGATGCGCATGGGCAGGGCTCTCGGAGCGAACGGGCTGGAAAGTGTAGGGCAGGGCCGGCGCGCATTCAGCCGGCATTCAGGCGCCGCGCCTACGCTGCACGCACCGTTTCCGGCACGCGCCGCGCCGCCTCCTCCTCATGACCGCTTCCACTCTTTTGCCCCTGCGCCGCCTCGGCGCCTTCACCCTGCTGCTTCTGGCGCTGCTGCTGGCCTGGGACGCCAGCGGCCTGGATCTGCCGCTGGCGCGCCTGTTCGGCGACGCGCAGGGCTTTGCCTGGCGCGACCAGCCTGCCTTCGTGCTGCTGGCGCACACGCTGCCGCGCTGGGCCAGCAGCGCGCTGCTGCTGGCGCTGGCCTTTGGCGCGCTGCGGCCCTGGGGCTTTCTGCGCGCGCTGGCGCCGCGCGACCGCTGGCAACTGGTGCTGGCCATCGCCCTCGCCATGGCCGCCATCACGCTGTTCAAGCGCGCGAGCAGCACCAGCTGCCCCTGGG belongs to Melaminivora suipulveris and includes:
- a CDS encoding sensor histidine kinase, which produces MSAPARRRETLAGRLARTLILWVGGVWLVGVLGVVWYVDREINYNFDSELVEVSHRLFDIALRHLDGAPQPPGGAPLGIPPPASFADSDVPYRLVAPDTRVLAHSAGANDAQFDVPLAPGFADAGAWRVYTLRHPARDVFLQVADPLDERRQALNRTLLGLIVPLAAVLPLLAWLLRRIARRELRVLEQLAHEISRRDGQLLAPIALAHLPRELHTVEEHVNHLLARLSQALDVERALAANAAHELRTPLAAARLRLQTALEHGLARSDVQAALASLQTLGQRTEKLLQLSRAESSAPLAREPVDLAQLADVVAQEFWQDASVVDRLELTLAPRDGLAPQAAGDFDALAIALRNLVENALHYSAGSTAEIIVGPGSVLAVRDAGPGVPPERLASLRQRHVRHSASRAGYGLGLSIASTIAHKHGGQLLLASPLPGRSDGFEARLVLPAPAQTQMQMQTL
- a CDS encoding response regulator transcription factor codes for the protein MRILLVEDDSALREAVCGYLRAKAFVVDAAPTLAQATAALHSAQYAAVLLDLHLPDGDGLALLREVRALKERPIAIVLTARDQVSDRIHGLDAGADDYLVKPYDPGELLARLRAVERRRASAGQPVLALGDLQIDLGAEQVRRAGVPVALTQKEWALLRVLATRAQQVHTRGNLQDALYGWGGESDSNTLEVFISRLRKKLGRAHIETVRGLGYRLASPDGSADA